Sequence from the Argonema galeatum A003/A1 genome:
TCGTACCCGTAACGGTTCTGACTGGCTATCTGGGTGCGGGTAAAACCACCCTACTCAATCGCATCCTGACTCACGAACACGGCAAGAAGGTAGCCGTGATTGTCAACGAGTTCGGAGAAGTGGGTATCGATAATCAGTTAATTATCAATGCCGATGAAGAAATTTTTGAAATGAACAACGGTTGTATTTGCTGTACCGTTCGAGGCGATTTAATTCGGATTATCGCCAACTTGATGAAACGCCGTCATAAATTCGACCATCTGGTAATTGAAACAACTGGTTTGGCTGACCCAGCGCCGGTAATTCAAACCTTCTTCGTAGATGAAGATATGCGTACCCAGTTGCAGTTGGATGCTGTAGTAACGGTAGTGGATGCCAAGCATATCTGGGAACATTGGGATGCGGATGAAGCGCAGGAACAAATTGCTTTTGCCGATGTGATTTTAATTAATAAAACTGATTTGGTGACGCCAGAACAGTTGGATGAATTAGAAAAGCGGATTCGGACGATGAATGTAATGGCTAAAATCTACCGCACCCGCAATTCTGAATTAGAAATGGATGCGCTTTTGGGTGTGCAAGCATTTGATTTGAATCGCGCTTTGTCAATCGATCCCAACTTTTTGGGTGAAGATACTCACCAACATGATGAAACGGTGTATTCTGTGGCTTTGGTAGAATCTGGTGCAGTTAATGGGGAAAAGTTGAACGATTGGTTAGGGGAATTACTGCGAACTCAAGGAACAGATATCTTTCGCATGAAAGGGATTCTGAATGTTGCTGGTGAAGATAATCGCTTTGTTTTCCAAGGCGTACATATGTTATTTGAAGGTAAGCGCGATCGGCCCTGGAAACGCAACGAAACCCGTAAAAACGAATTAGTCTTCATCGGTCGCAATTTAGACGAAGCCAAATTAAGAGAGGATTTTCGCCAATGTCTAATTTAATCAGCCTTACGAAAAAGTTATTCCACCAACCTTGGCAAGGAACACTCTCAGATTACGTCACTGCTATTACTTGGTCGCCGGATAATCAAACCTTAGCCGCAGTTTCTGGTGCTGGGGAAGTTGCGCTGTGGGTGGAAGGAAATTTAACTTTATTGCAAACTGCTGATGGTCAATCTGTAGATTGTCTTGCCTTTTCCAAAGATGGCAAATTTTTAGCTGCTGGCGGTCAAAACGGACAGGTAAAAATTTGGCGCTTGCGGTCAGGAGAAACAGAACTACTTACAACTCTAGAAAATGCGCCTAACTGGGTGGATAAATTAGCTTGGAATCCCACTTGTAATGAACTAGCCTTTAGTATGGGGCGCTACGTGCAGGTTTGGGATGCCGAGGTGGGAGAAGTTGTCGTTACGCTTAATTTTGAGACATCCTCAGTATTAAGTATGGCTTGGCATCCAAGCGGACAACAACTTGCGATCGCAGGTCATCAGGGTATCAAAGTTTGGGATACTAAATATTGGGATGAAGACCCGGAAATTTTAGTAGTATCTGCTACCAGTTTAGCGATCGCCTGGTCGCTTGATGGCAAATTCATCGCTTCCGGCAATCTCGATAACACCATTACAGTTTGGCAGTGGAACAACCCCCAACCCTGGTTAATGCGCGGCTTTCCTGGTAAAATAAGAGCCGTTACTTGGTCAGAAGCAGTAACAGGAATAGGCTATCCTTTATTAGCAGTAGCCACCGCACTCAGCGTTATCATCTGGGAAAAGGACGCCGATGAGTCAGCAGGTTGGCAAGGACGAGCTTTAGATATCCACGATGGAATAGTGCAGGCAATTTCCTTCCAACCAGGTAATTTTCTCCTCGCTTCCGCCGCCGAAGATGGTGTCGTGTGTCTCTGGCAAAAAGCCAAACAACTCGTCCAAACTCTCCCAGGCGCAGCAAAAGGGTTTTCCTGTCTCGCTTGGCATCCCCAAGGCAATAAACTGGCAGCAGGTGGTACGAATGGCGAATTGCTAGTTTGGTCAAAAGTCACCCGCACTCAAGGATTTGGAAAGGCTATAATCAGCTAAATTAACCTTTCCAAAAAATCTAGGATTTAAATTATGAACAAAGCTACCTTGATTTTGCTTGCTTCCTCCGGGCTATTGGGTGCTTTGCTGCTGATCGCTAATCCCGCCAACGCTGCTGAGATATTCTCTCCGATCGCAGACTCCGCGATCTCCGCACAGGCTACGCAGGTGCGCCTGGGAAATCCAATGCTGACCTTTAATCTGCAACAGGGAAATCCTATTTTAGACCAATTGGGATGCAGCTGCGCTACCTGCACAACGGCTCGGCGTCTGCAAGGTCAGCTTCCTCAATAGCAGAAGTAGGGAGGCGCTTGTTGCACCCCTATGAAAATTCGGTTGCCGTTAAAAAAGCGATCGCTTATCGTTTTTTTAGGTAATTTAGCTGTTGCATAATCCAAGCAGAACGACTCGTCGCTGACAATCGAGTCAATATTCCTTGCGAGGGGCTAAACAATAGTGTTAGTAAAAATAACCCAAAAACAACTAATACAATTGCTGGCCCCGATGGAA
This genomic interval carries:
- a CDS encoding CobW family GTP-binding protein, whose translation is MVNAATTDFVPVTVLTGYLGAGKTTLLNRILTHEHGKKVAVIVNEFGEVGIDNQLIINADEEIFEMNNGCICCTVRGDLIRIIANLMKRRHKFDHLVIETTGLADPAPVIQTFFVDEDMRTQLQLDAVVTVVDAKHIWEHWDADEAQEQIAFADVILINKTDLVTPEQLDELEKRIRTMNVMAKIYRTRNSELEMDALLGVQAFDLNRALSIDPNFLGEDTHQHDETVYSVALVESGAVNGEKLNDWLGELLRTQGTDIFRMKGILNVAGEDNRFVFQGVHMLFEGKRDRPWKRNETRKNELVFIGRNLDEAKLREDFRQCLI
- a CDS encoding WD40 repeat domain-containing protein; the encoded protein is MSNLISLTKKLFHQPWQGTLSDYVTAITWSPDNQTLAAVSGAGEVALWVEGNLTLLQTADGQSVDCLAFSKDGKFLAAGGQNGQVKIWRLRSGETELLTTLENAPNWVDKLAWNPTCNELAFSMGRYVQVWDAEVGEVVVTLNFETSSVLSMAWHPSGQQLAIAGHQGIKVWDTKYWDEDPEILVVSATSLAIAWSLDGKFIASGNLDNTITVWQWNNPQPWLMRGFPGKIRAVTWSEAVTGIGYPLLAVATALSVIIWEKDADESAGWQGRALDIHDGIVQAISFQPGNFLLASAAEDGVVCLWQKAKQLVQTLPGAAKGFSCLAWHPQGNKLAAGGTNGELLVWSKVTRTQGFGKAIIS